In candidate division KSB1 bacterium, the following are encoded in one genomic region:
- the rnc gene encoding ribonuclease III has product MLHLSMLNWLKLRFKKTPSNSKPQIDFTALKETIGYDFVNEEFFVQALKHRSYLPVAQENRIDSNERLELLGDAVLGLVVVEHLYRRFPDKDEGELTNMKSLIVSRRILAKIAQALKLGDFLLLSEAEDKSGGRERASINSDAMEAIMGAIYIDGGLEPAREFIEQKVLCNFDELISEELHKNFKSMLLEYAQSQSLGSPFYSVHSVNGPDHEKEFTIEVKIQDDVLGTGTANSKKRAEQLAAREALKSLYII; this is encoded by the coding sequence TTGTTACATCTTAGTATGCTCAACTGGCTAAAGCTTCGTTTTAAGAAAACTCCTTCCAATTCAAAACCGCAAATAGATTTTACGGCACTCAAAGAAACGATTGGCTATGACTTTGTTAATGAAGAGTTCTTTGTCCAGGCGCTCAAACATCGTTCCTATTTACCAGTAGCTCAGGAAAATCGAATCGACTCAAACGAGCGGCTTGAACTCCTCGGTGATGCCGTCTTGGGATTGGTCGTTGTCGAGCATTTGTACCGGCGTTTTCCGGACAAAGACGAAGGTGAGCTGACGAACATGAAATCTCTCATCGTCAGCAGGAGAATTTTGGCCAAAATTGCCCAGGCATTGAAGCTGGGAGATTTCCTTTTGTTAAGCGAGGCAGAAGACAAATCAGGCGGCCGAGAACGAGCCTCGATCAATTCCGATGCTATGGAAGCAATCATGGGAGCAATTTATATCGATGGCGGTTTGGAGCCTGCGCGCGAATTCATTGAGCAGAAGGTTCTTTGTAACTTCGATGAACTTATTTCCGAAGAGCTGCACAAGAACTTTAAGAGCATGCTTTTGGAGTATGCACAGAGTCAGAGTCTGGGTTCTCCGTTCTACTCAGTTCACTCAGTGAACGGCCCGGATCATGAAAAAGAATTTACCATCGAAGTGAAAATCCAGGATGATGTTCTAGGAACAGGAACCGCCAACAGCAAGAAGCGAGCTGAACAGTTGGCAGCTCGAGAGGCGTTGAAGAGTTTGTATATAATTTAA